The following coding sequences lie in one Calypte anna isolate BGI_N300 chromosome 7, bCalAnn1_v1.p, whole genome shotgun sequence genomic window:
- the RBM45 gene encoding RNA-binding protein 45 isoform X1, which produces MEETSGFRLSAECLDEPPNSRVFVVLGKDTSEALIRERFSPFGDIQNIWLLRDKRTNESRGIAFIKFARSSQACRAMEEMHGRSLVPDTKPIKVFIAQSRASGSHRDVEDEELTRIFVMIPKTYTEEDLREKFKMYGDIEYCSIIKNKTTGESKGLGYVRYLKPSQAAQAIEECDRSYRAILAEPKNKSSESFEHEYYNSNTRQEPRGNMLPFCGQPEFCSFEKNESRIQESVSKRLSVVSRLPLIQEQLFALFDLVPGLEYCDVQRDPHTNSGYAVIQYSTAASAIYAKYKLHGFEYPPGNRLTVIFLEDGSDSSDLIRKMATQLVTAHVSSVLRNNNAIVQQYRTPPQAFGGTSGSPLLQPQTDAVLPPHKKKVPPDTCVKERLFILFHPHPLPVNVLEDVFCRFGHLIKVYLVAGKNVGYAKFADRASASDAITALHGKIVNGVRLKVRLADSPTEESNKRQRTY; this is translated from the exons ATGGAGGAGACCAGCGGTTTCCGCCTTTCGGCCGAGTGCCTGGACGAGCCGCCCAACAGCCGCGTGTTCGTGGTGCTGGGCAAGGACACCAGCGAGGCGCTGATTCGGGAACGCTTCTCCCCCTTCGGGGATATCCAGAACATCTGGCTGCTGCGGGACAAGCGCACCAACGAGTCCCGCGGCATCGCCTTCATCAAGTTTGCCCGCAGCTCGCAGGCCTGCCGGGCTATGGAGGAGATGCACGGCCGCAGCCTGGTCCCAGACACCAAACCCATTAAG GTGTTCATTGCACAGTCAAGAGCTTCTGGAAGCCACCGAGATGTTGAAGATGAGGAGCTTACACGAATCTTTGTTATGATACCAAAAACCTACACGGAAGAAGATCTGCGGGAAAAGTTTAAG aTGTATGGAGACATTGAATATTGCAGCATTATCAAAAACAAGACTACTGGAGAAAGTAAAGGTTTGGGCTATGTGAGATATTTAAAACCATCACAAGCTGCTCAAGCAATTGAAGAATGTGATCGAA GCTACAGGGCCATTTTGGCTGAACCTAAAAATAAGTCATCCGAGTCCTTTGAACATGAGTATTATAACAGTAACACGAGGCAAGAACCAAGAGGAAATATGCTTCCATTTT GCGGGCAGCCAGAGTTTTgtagctttgaaaaaaatgaaagcagaattcaAGAGTCGGTCTCCAAACGTCTGTCAGTGGTATCACGGCTTCCCTTGATCCAAGAGCAGCTGTTTGCCCTTTTTGATCTAGTCCCAGGACTGGAATACTGTGATGTTCAGCGAGATCCTCATACCAATAGTG GATATGCTGTGATTCAGTACAGTACTGCTGCATCAGCTATATACGCCAAGTATAAATTACACGGGTTTGAGTATCCTCCTGGAAATCGATTAACTGTCATTTTTCTAGAAGATGGGAGTGATAGCTCAGA TCTCATCAGAAAAATGGCAACACAGCTGGTAACAGCACATGTGTCATCAGTGTTGCGGAATAACAATGCAATTGTTCAGCAGTATAGGACACCTCCT cAGGCCTTTGGAGGAACTTCTGGTTCACCGTTACTTCAGCCCCAAACAGATGCTGTACTcccaccacacaaaaaaaaagttccacCTGATACTTGTGTGAAGGAAAGGCTTTTCATACTTTTTCATCCTCATCCTTTACCTGTAAATGTATTGGAGGATGTGTTCTG tcgTTTTGGACACTTGATAAAAGTTTACCTTGTGGCTGGGAAAAATGTGGGCTATGCAAAATTTGCAGACAGAGCAAGCGCCAGTGATGCCATAACTGCATTACATGGCAAGATTGTGAATGGTGTCAGGCTCAAAGTAAGATTGGCAGACTCCCCTACAGAAGAATCTAACAAACGTCAGAGAACTTACTGA
- the RBM45 gene encoding RNA-binding protein 45 isoform X2 — MEETSGFRLSAECLDEPPNSRVFVVLGKDTSEALIRERFSPFGDIQNIWLLRDKRTNESRGIAFIKFARSSQACRAMEEMHGRSLVPDTKPIKVFIAQSRASGSHRDVEDEELTRIFVMIPKTYTEEDLREKFKMYGDIEYCSIIKNKTTGESKGLGYVRYLKPSQAAQAIEECDRSYRAILAEPKNKSSESFEHEYYNSNTRQEPRGNMLPFCGQPEFCSFEKNESRIQESVSKRLSVVSRLPLIQEQLFALFDLVPGLEYCDVQRDPHTNSGYAVIQYSTAASAIYAKYKLHGFEYPPGNRLTVIFLEDGSDSSDLIRKMATQLVTAHVSSVLRNNNAIVQQYRTPPAFGGTSGSPLLQPQTDAVLPPHKKKVPPDTCVKERLFILFHPHPLPVNVLEDVFCRFGHLIKVYLVAGKNVGYAKFADRASASDAITALHGKIVNGVRLKVRLADSPTEESNKRQRTY, encoded by the exons ATGGAGGAGACCAGCGGTTTCCGCCTTTCGGCCGAGTGCCTGGACGAGCCGCCCAACAGCCGCGTGTTCGTGGTGCTGGGCAAGGACACCAGCGAGGCGCTGATTCGGGAACGCTTCTCCCCCTTCGGGGATATCCAGAACATCTGGCTGCTGCGGGACAAGCGCACCAACGAGTCCCGCGGCATCGCCTTCATCAAGTTTGCCCGCAGCTCGCAGGCCTGCCGGGCTATGGAGGAGATGCACGGCCGCAGCCTGGTCCCAGACACCAAACCCATTAAG GTGTTCATTGCACAGTCAAGAGCTTCTGGAAGCCACCGAGATGTTGAAGATGAGGAGCTTACACGAATCTTTGTTATGATACCAAAAACCTACACGGAAGAAGATCTGCGGGAAAAGTTTAAG aTGTATGGAGACATTGAATATTGCAGCATTATCAAAAACAAGACTACTGGAGAAAGTAAAGGTTTGGGCTATGTGAGATATTTAAAACCATCACAAGCTGCTCAAGCAATTGAAGAATGTGATCGAA GCTACAGGGCCATTTTGGCTGAACCTAAAAATAAGTCATCCGAGTCCTTTGAACATGAGTATTATAACAGTAACACGAGGCAAGAACCAAGAGGAAATATGCTTCCATTTT GCGGGCAGCCAGAGTTTTgtagctttgaaaaaaatgaaagcagaattcaAGAGTCGGTCTCCAAACGTCTGTCAGTGGTATCACGGCTTCCCTTGATCCAAGAGCAGCTGTTTGCCCTTTTTGATCTAGTCCCAGGACTGGAATACTGTGATGTTCAGCGAGATCCTCATACCAATAGTG GATATGCTGTGATTCAGTACAGTACTGCTGCATCAGCTATATACGCCAAGTATAAATTACACGGGTTTGAGTATCCTCCTGGAAATCGATTAACTGTCATTTTTCTAGAAGATGGGAGTGATAGCTCAGA TCTCATCAGAAAAATGGCAACACAGCTGGTAACAGCACATGTGTCATCAGTGTTGCGGAATAACAATGCAATTGTTCAGCAGTATAGGACACCTCCT GCCTTTGGAGGAACTTCTGGTTCACCGTTACTTCAGCCCCAAACAGATGCTGTACTcccaccacacaaaaaaaaagttccacCTGATACTTGTGTGAAGGAAAGGCTTTTCATACTTTTTCATCCTCATCCTTTACCTGTAAATGTATTGGAGGATGTGTTCTG tcgTTTTGGACACTTGATAAAAGTTTACCTTGTGGCTGGGAAAAATGTGGGCTATGCAAAATTTGCAGACAGAGCAAGCGCCAGTGATGCCATAACTGCATTACATGGCAAGATTGTGAATGGTGTCAGGCTCAAAGTAAGATTGGCAGACTCCCCTACAGAAGAATCTAACAAACGTCAGAGAACTTACTGA